A part of Melioribacteraceae bacterium genomic DNA contains:
- the rfbB gene encoding dTDP-glucose 4,6-dehydratase — translation MKTILVTGGAGFIGSNFINYFLDKNQEYRIVNLDKLTYAGNLENLRSSEKKENYSFVKGDITNNELVEFLFRKFEFNYVVNFAAESHVDRSILGSEVFYRSNVIGTNVLLEAARRHKIEKFVQISTDEVYGSLGPTGLFTEETPLSPNSPYSSSKAAADMMALSFFHTYGLPVVITRCSNNYGPFQFPEKLIPLMIINSLSGKNLPVYGDGLNVRDWVYVIDHNRAVETVMINGRPGQVYNIGASREMKNIDIVKLILAKLDKPESLIQYVKDRPGHDRRYAIDSSKIQSELGWKPEFDFEKAMDRTVEWYLGNKVWWNRIISGDYQNYYKTLYGDR, via the coding sequence ATGAAAACAATTTTAGTTACAGGTGGCGCTGGATTTATCGGGAGTAATTTTATCAATTACTTTCTCGATAAAAATCAGGAATACAGAATTGTTAACCTCGATAAACTTACCTATGCAGGCAATCTGGAAAACCTCCGTTCCAGCGAGAAGAAAGAAAATTACAGCTTTGTAAAAGGGGATATAACAAACAACGAGCTTGTTGAATTTCTTTTCAGGAAGTTCGAATTTAATTACGTGGTTAATTTTGCCGCGGAATCGCATGTAGACCGGAGTATTCTCGGCTCGGAAGTTTTCTACCGCTCAAACGTGATAGGCACTAATGTTCTGCTTGAAGCTGCCCGCCGTCATAAAATTGAAAAGTTTGTTCAGATCTCAACCGATGAAGTCTACGGAAGCCTCGGCCCGACAGGATTGTTCACAGAGGAGACTCCGCTTTCGCCTAATAGTCCCTATTCATCCAGTAAGGCTGCTGCCGATATGATGGCGCTCTCATTTTTCCATACATACGGATTACCGGTTGTGATTACGCGATGTTCTAATAATTACGGCCCCTTTCAGTTTCCGGAAAAACTGATTCCTCTGATGATTATTAATTCATTGAGCGGTAAAAATCTTCCGGTTTACGGCGACGGACTTAATGTCAGGGATTGGGTCTATGTTATTGATCATAACCGGGCAGTTGAAACGGTTATGATAAACGGCCGCCCGGGGCAGGTCTATAACATCGGTGCTAGCCGCGAAATGAAAAATATTGATATTGTTAAATTAATTTTAGCTAAATTAGACAAGCCGGAAAGTCTGATTCAGTATGTTAAGGACAGGCCTGGCCACGATAGAAGGTACGCGATCGATTCTTCAAAAATTCAGAGTGAACTCGGCTGGAAACCCGAATTCGATTTTGAAAAAGCTATGGATCGTACGGTCGAATGGTATCTTGGAAATAAAGTTTGGTGGAACAGAATTATTTCCGGCGACTATCAGAATTATTACAAAACTCTTTACGGAGACCGCTAG